A window of Coxiella burnetii genomic DNA:
AAAATTGACATAAAAGAAAAATCAGCTAGCCAAACTCCAGAAAAAGTTTTAAGGGAATGGTTGAGAGGGGCCAGTAACCAAGAGGACGCTTCTTTATTTATTGGGAACAGTCCTATTTTTGGCGAGCATCAAGACACCAGTGGATCTTCGTTACCAAAAGTCGAGATACCCGAATTCATTAATTCTATTAAAGCTGTTGAAGCTGTTTTTAAAAAAGAGGGGTTAAAAGATGAAGAGATTCTAAATTATATCCTTCATTTTGGTGGTATTAACGGGTATATGACTTTAGGACAAGTTGTATTTGAAGAAATAAGTATGAACAAAGGGAAATCCTCCAGAATGGAAAATCGCCGCTATAGTTATCGAGTAAAAAACAAGGGTGAAGTGGAGTACATAGAGCAGTTTGATTTTTACAAAAAGAATACATGCGATCGCAATGAAATAGGAGATTTTATTGGCCAAGTCAAAATTGTCTCTATTATTTCTAAAGATGGCGATATACAACACGCCTGTAAAAAGGTTGAGATAGCAGTTCCAGGAGAAAAGCTAAATTCTTTTCGTAAGCATTTTGGAGATCAACTTAATTTTGTAAACAGAATGAAATTAAGACTCGTCGAGTTATACAATTCTCTTGTTGAGAGATTTAGAGCAGCAATAAACAAAGCGGATCGCACTAATAACAACTGTTTTCCCTTCTGTTCCAGATAGAGATAAGCTTTAGATAGCATCAGAAAGATCGTCATTTTTTATAAAAAAGAAACTTTTCTCCTAATTTATTAGGGTGCTTGCGATCGAGATCCTCAGGCTGAATTCTACACGTCAGGGCGATCTTATTATTTTCTGTCGAAGAAGTTAAAATATTCAAATAAAAAATTTATAACGGCTACTAATGACAAATAGAATTTCTTCATTTTGATGCCCTGATATTCAAGTCCTGGACGATCGATATTAATGTTACCTTAAGCTTTTAGAAGACTTCTTCATGCTTTTTTTTTAACGCAGCCACATTAATGGTTGCTTTTTTAGATCTCTTAAGGTGAACTTCCATTTCTTAAATTTCCATTAAATCAATTTCAGTTCATAAGGAGTTTGGTATGAGAAAATCATCAGCCAAAACGAATGAAGATGTGTCCCCTTCTGAAAGGGATCATTTATCCGAATTAAACCCGGATACATTAAAAAAGATTATTCATAATCTTTCTGCGCGGGATTCGTATTCTCTTTCTCTCAGCAATAAAAGTTTGCGAAATAAAGTAGGTGCGGAATTTGAGCACCGTGCAAAGACATTAAATT
This region includes:
- the coxU3 gene encoding Dot/Icm T4SS effector CoxU3/CpeC is translated as MRKSSAKTNEDVSPSERDHLSELNPDTLKKIIHNLSARDSYSLSLSNKSLRNKVGAEFEHRAKTLNSDVKKLHLTIK